In one window of Hymenobacter nivis DNA:
- a CDS encoding zinc dependent phospholipase C family protein — MLKRYALLSFLLLISLGPRPARAWGFFGHRLLNRLAVYTLPPKMVGFYKAHIDYMTANATRPDARRTVVPGEAAKHFMDVDRYGDSCLTTHGRGLPRRYEDAVARYGEDSLLRHGIVPWNIARMKNQLTAAFQRQDADAILRLSADLGHYVADACVPLHATQNYNGQLTGQRGIHGLWESRLPELLAADYDLFTGPAPYLEHPGDAAWGALARSHAAVDSVLLFEKELTATFPADRKYGYEARGATTVRVYSRDFSRAYHARLGGQVERQLRYASRLIGAFWYTCWVDAGAPDLDKLPRTTSAVEELRLAREAADAAGAPAVGSVPGHEE; from the coding sequence ATGCTCAAACGCTACGCGCTGTTATCCTTCCTGCTTCTAATCTCCCTGGGGCCCCGGCCGGCGCGGGCCTGGGGCTTTTTTGGGCACCGGCTACTGAACCGGCTGGCCGTGTACACGTTGCCGCCGAAGATGGTGGGCTTTTACAAGGCGCACATTGACTACATGACGGCGAACGCCACCCGACCCGACGCCCGCCGCACGGTGGTACCCGGCGAAGCAGCCAAGCACTTCATGGACGTGGACCGCTACGGCGACAGCTGCCTGACCACCCACGGCCGGGGCCTGCCGCGCCGCTACGAAGACGCCGTGGCCCGCTACGGCGAGGACTCGCTGCTGCGCCACGGCATCGTACCCTGGAACATCGCCCGGATGAAAAACCAGCTCACCGCCGCCTTCCAGCGCCAGGACGCCGACGCCATCCTGCGCCTCTCGGCCGACCTCGGGCACTACGTGGCCGACGCCTGCGTGCCGCTGCACGCCACCCAGAACTACAACGGCCAGCTGACGGGCCAGCGCGGCATCCACGGCCTTTGGGAGAGCCGCTTGCCGGAGTTATTAGCCGCCGACTACGACCTGTTCACAGGGCCCGCGCCGTACCTGGAGCACCCCGGCGACGCCGCCTGGGGGGCCCTGGCGCGCTCCCACGCCGCCGTCGATTCGGTGCTGCTGTTTGAGAAAGAGTTGACGGCCACGTTCCCCGCCGACCGCAAGTACGGCTACGAGGCTCGCGGGGCCACCACGGTGCGCGTGTACTCGCGCGACTTCAGCCGGGCCTACCACGCCCGGCTCGGCGGGCAGGTGGAGCGGCAGCTGCGCTACGCCAGCCGCCTCATCGGGGCCTTTTGGTACACGTGCTGGGTCGACGCCGGGGCCCCTGACCTGGACAAGCTGCCCCGCACCACCTCAGCCGTGGAGGAGCTGCGCCTGGCCCGCGAGGCCGCCGACGCGGCCGGGGCGCCAGCGGTGGGTAGCGTGCCCGGGCACGAGGAGTAG
- a CDS encoding ion channel has product MASLDPGIGEKFSRPTQRAINHDGSFNVRRRGGPPIRDPYQRLILMPWGRFFLEVSVLFGVLNAAFALAYMALGLENLPGVAAPHGWVQDFLSALFFSVQTFTSVGYGHVYPGSNGTGALSSLEALAGVLTFALATGLLYGRFSRPTARILFSRAAIVSRRPDGTPCLQFRVANRRANILIELSARVIVKFTDAATKNVSYAALALERDAVSFLPLTWTLVHDLIPGSPLHGLEAADYAARAVEIIVMLKGYDDTFAQDVYARNSYIASEIIWNHRFRRAYDVDENGLAVVDLDALDATEEL; this is encoded by the coding sequence ATGGCCTCGCTCGACCCTGGCATTGGCGAAAAATTCTCGCGGCCCACCCAGCGGGCCATCAACCACGACGGCTCCTTCAACGTGCGGCGGCGCGGCGGCCCGCCCATCCGCGACCCCTACCAGCGGCTGATTCTGATGCCGTGGGGCCGGTTTTTTCTGGAAGTGAGCGTGCTGTTTGGGGTGCTGAACGCGGCGTTTGCGCTGGCCTACATGGCCTTGGGCCTCGAAAACCTGCCCGGCGTGGCGGCCCCTCACGGCTGGGTGCAGGACTTCCTGAGCGCGCTATTTTTCTCTGTTCAAACCTTTACCAGCGTGGGCTACGGGCACGTGTACCCGGGCAGCAACGGAACTGGGGCCCTCTCCAGCCTGGAGGCGCTGGCGGGCGTGCTTACGTTTGCGCTGGCTACGGGCCTGCTCTACGGGCGGTTTTCGCGGCCCACGGCGCGCATTCTGTTTAGCCGCGCGGCCATCGTCAGCCGGCGGCCCGACGGCACGCCGTGCCTGCAATTCCGGGTGGCCAACCGCCGGGCCAACATCCTGATTGAGCTTTCGGCGCGGGTCATCGTCAAGTTCACCGACGCCGCCACTAAAAACGTGTCCTACGCCGCCCTGGCCCTGGAGCGCGACGCCGTCAGCTTCCTGCCCCTGACCTGGACACTGGTGCACGACCTGATTCCCGGCAGCCCGTTGCACGGCCTGGAAGCTGCCGACTACGCGGCCCGCGCCGTGGAAATCATCGTCATGCTCAAGGGCTACGATGACACCTTCGCCCAGGACGTGTACGCCCGCAACTCCTACATTGCTAGTGAAATAATCTGGAACCACCGCTTCCGTCGCGCCTACGACGTGGACGAAAACGGCCTCGCCGTAGTAGACCTCGACGCGCTCGACGCCACGGAGGAGTTGTGA
- a CDS encoding IS5 family transposase, giving the protein MEVLPKDIITAWILPHLPFSAHGRRRAAQPVEVVGAILYKLKTGCQWRWLPVRELLPTHPLTWQGVYYYFNQWRKQGAWKQLWLSVLRLNHAALDLSSVQLDGSHTPAKNGGAAVGYQGRKAARTTNALFLADNTGQPLAVATPQAGNHHDTFALEHVFAELCELLEQAHLRLEGLFLNADKAFDVTSLRQACARRDIEANIPRNRRSTDWQTDDDTPLDPELYRRRLVIEQMNAWLDGFKTLLVRYETCLENWLAFHWLAFVVLLLRKITRPPTS; this is encoded by the coding sequence ATGGAAGTCCTGCCCAAAGATATCATTACCGCCTGGATACTCCCCCATTTGCCCTTTAGCGCCCACGGCCGTCGGCGGGCGGCCCAGCCGGTGGAAGTCGTCGGCGCCATTCTCTACAAGCTCAAAACGGGTTGTCAGTGGCGCTGGCTGCCCGTGCGAGAATTGCTGCCAACCCACCCCCTGACGTGGCAGGGCGTCTACTATTATTTCAACCAGTGGCGCAAGCAAGGTGCTTGGAAACAGCTTTGGTTGAGCGTCTTGCGCTTGAACCACGCGGCGCTGGACTTGTCGAGTGTGCAACTCGATGGCAGCCACACCCCGGCTAAAAACGGCGGGGCGGCTGTCGGCTATCAAGGCCGCAAGGCGGCCCGCACCACCAACGCCCTGTTTCTGGCCGACAACACGGGCCAGCCCCTAGCCGTGGCCACGCCGCAAGCCGGCAACCACCACGATACGTTTGCCCTCGAACACGTCTTCGCCGAACTCTGTGAGCTGCTCGAACAAGCGCACCTGCGCCTGGAAGGCCTCTTTCTGAATGCCGACAAAGCCTTTGATGTCACTAGCTTGCGTCAGGCCTGCGCCCGGCGCGACATCGAAGCCAACATTCCCCGCAACCGGCGCTCGACCGACTGGCAAACGGATGATGACACGCCGCTGGACCCCGAACTTTACCGGCGCCGGCTGGTCATCGAGCAAATGAACGCCTGGCTCGACGGCTTCAAGACCCTGCTGGTGCGCTACGAAACCTGCCTGGAAAATTGGCTGGCCTTCCACTGGCTCGCCTTTGTCGTGCTGCTACTGCGTAAAATTACCCGACCACCCACTTCCTAA
- the def gene encoding peptide deformylase has protein sequence MIHPIVAIGDPVLKARAKNLPADLPAAELQQLIADMLETMYFAHGVGLAAPQIGKSVRLFVIDSTPMVELDEEDIAEGVEAEPAIKRAFLNPVMVSETGEKWGFEEGCLSIPGVRELVQRCPDIVLRYEDENRQVHEEGFSGMNARIIQHEYDHLEGVLFTDKLSSFKKQLLKGKLARIGKGDVAHDYRMKFASAGRR, from the coding sequence ATGATACACCCCATCGTTGCCATCGGCGACCCCGTGCTGAAGGCCCGCGCCAAAAACCTGCCCGCCGACCTGCCCGCCGCCGAACTCCAGCAGCTCATCGCCGACATGCTCGAAACCATGTACTTCGCCCACGGCGTGGGCCTGGCCGCCCCGCAAATCGGCAAGAGCGTGCGCCTGTTCGTAATTGACTCGACCCCCATGGTGGAGCTGGACGAGGAGGACATTGCCGAGGGCGTGGAGGCCGAGCCCGCCATCAAGCGCGCCTTCCTCAACCCCGTGATGGTGAGTGAAACCGGTGAGAAGTGGGGCTTCGAGGAAGGCTGCCTGAGCATTCCCGGGGTGCGCGAGCTGGTGCAGCGCTGCCCCGACATTGTGCTGCGCTACGAGGACGAGAACCGCCAGGTGCACGAGGAAGGCTTTTCGGGCATGAACGCCCGCATCATCCAGCACGAATATGACCACTTGGAGGGCGTGCTGTTCACCGACAAGCTTTCTTCCTTTAAAAAGCAGCTGCTCAAGGGCAAGCTGGCCCGCATCGGCAAAGGCGACGTGGCCCATGACTACCGCATGAAATTCGCAAGCGCCGGGCGGCGGTAG